GCTGAAATCTGGGACCATTTGCCTGCTTCGCGGTGCGAGTCCGggctgttcctcctcctcctcttgggtttctctctttctctctctcccttactgCATTTTGTGCCAGAGTAGAAGGGGGGCAAGAGGAGGGGggcaggaggagaagaaaaattcGATTTTTAATTACTaccattaaaaaatcaaatttgcaATTCTTTGGGTGGTCTGATCCATTTTCTGATTGACAGCTGGAATTGACACCCTCCATACCTCTTATCTCGGGCATTTACGACAATTTCTAATTGCAGGTAGTTTGTGTGTTTCAGAGCTGTGGATTGCAGGGGAACGGAGCGATTACTTCAAGAGCCACGGGTTAAGtgcggggagggagggggggagagaaaaaaaaattccatccaAATTCAAATTGCTTCATTAAAGAGACACCGCTTTTGTAGAGAAGGGTTTAAATGCCCGTTGGAAAGTTCTGAGGTATTGTTTTGCTGCGGCTTATATAGGGGGCGCGGGAAGGCGCAGCGCGGACGCAGCCGGCTCCTGGCCGTCGCTCCCTCGCTGCGTGTGACTCCCGCTCTCTGTCTTTTCCCCTCAAGGTGATGGCTCAGCCAGGGCCCGGCTGTAAAGCCAGCTCCCGTTGCTTGGAGGGAACCGCGCCGCCCAGCATGGTAAGCCGGGCCCTAGGACGCCCGGGTCCTTTCTCCCCAACCAGACACATAGCCGCAGCTCCCGCTCCCCTTTCTCCACCCTTTCCCCACTCCTGGCTCCCTGGGGTGGGTGCACTGGAGAAATTTCGTTGAGACACATCTCTCTTGTCCCGGGGGAGGGGTGGCGAAGGAGCGAAAAAGCAGACGCTTTGGTCTGTGGTCCCGCTCAAGTGAGTGACGCCTGGGTCCGGTAAGATTCCCTCCAGCTCCCCCAGAGGACGCCTGTAGGGCAGAGTCCGACCGAGAGAGGCTAAGGGGGACTCTCCTGATATCTCCACCCCACCCTTTCCACCTCCCACACCCAAGCGGGAATGTGACTAAAGGGGAGGGGGCACTTCTTACTGGCTTCTTGAATCCCAACTCAGCCGTAtccccctcctcttctttcttgcaGGCTCAGACGGACGGAGATGCTCTATCTGGGGGCCTAGACAAGGACGAGGGACGCTCTTCCCCCTGCACTCCCAGCACCCCTTCAGTCTGCTCGCCTCCCTCCGCCTCCTCCTCGGTGCCCTCGGCGGGCAAGAACATCTGCTCCAGCTGCGGCCTCGAGATTCTCGATCGTTACCTGCTCAAGGTATGTGCGCTTAGAGGAGGAGAACGTCGGAGGTGGAacctagaatgttagaactggaaggaaccttagcatATAGAATGAACgagctggaagggatcctagAACACAGAATGATAGAACGGAGAACGTCAAAGCCGGAAAGGAccctagaatataaaatattaaaaacgtAAGGTGTCAGCTGGAaggagacttttaaaaatctggtcAAAATACTATACTTTGAGGAAATGAAGGGCAGGTGACGTGactgttcaaggtcacacaacgaGTTGGCAGCAGAGCAGGGACCACAACCTGGCCCGGGAAGACAGGTGAACAGTAGCCCGaatggcctggctctctagcttccccctctccaccggGGACACTGTACCTGGGAGCTGTGAACAGCTGTGGGGAGCAGGGAAGGACTGGGATACTGGAGACCAAACCGAGCCCcaactctcccttttcttctctttcccctccctcgaTCTCTGCTGTCTAGGTCAACAACTTGATCTGGCACGTTcgatgcctggaatgctctgtcTGTCGCACGTCACTTCGGCAGCAGAATAGCTGCTACATTAAGAACAAGGAAATCTTCTGCAAAATGGACTATTTCAGGTAGGAACCGAGGTGCCCCGAGGGCCGGGGCCTCGACCACCGCTTCTGGGAGCCCCGAGGAAAAGGAGCGGGATTGAAATGGGGGCGGGGACTTTTGCCGGGTGCCTAAGGAGAGGGGATCTCTACCCGCTTTCTACGTCTTGGGGAGACAAGAAAGGACAGGGCAAGCTGCAGCCGTCCTCGCAGTTCCCTCAGCCACCTTCCCCAGCTAGAAGGAACCCGCTTGTGGCGACAGACTCCATTCAGTTAGGCAGTCGTCTCTGGGGCCGCAGAGAGTGGTGCAGAAAGAAAGGAGAGCAGTTTTGCCCCTGCCGCCTGAACTGGGGGAAGGGGTGCCCAGTCTGCCCCCCAGATGGCGATCCTTATCATCTTGCTTCGtgaaatgaattaaagaatgGGGTAGGGATGACACAGTTCTGTTTGGGGACCCAGTGAGGTGGGGGAAGGGGTCTACCTTGGAGCTCCCCTGGCACTTGGCTGGGCACCTTCCCTCTGTTCCTAAGAGAGAAGCGAATATATGAACCACTCAGCGGAACTGGGAGTCCCAGATTGTGGTCTGGCCAGAGAGTAAAGACCTTGGCATCCCAGGCTCCCTTGAAGTCAGTCTCTTTCCACCCCTGACAAATTCCTATCCTTAAGAGTCCACAGCTCTAGTGAATGGCCAAGAACTCGGAAATGTCAGAGAACCGGAGGGAAGCATGGAAAAGGTGCTAAGCCCTCCACCTGCAgtcagctctcttgctttccattCCCCCCAAAAGGAACCTTGTAGAGGGCTAGATGTTGTGGGAGGGCAAAGAGAAGCAACCCCACATGGAGAGGAGTGAAGAGGGAAACAAGAAGAGATTTTCCTCTGTGGTCCCAGCAACCTTCACCTGTGATTATGAGTCTGGTCTTCTCTGAGCTTCAGCCATTTGGTCTGCTTCTCTCCTTGCTGGTACTGGAAGGGCAGGGTTTTTTGGTAGACCTTCGGGTTAGTCTGCagcttctcttctttcctatccTTCCTCTCCCGGCTAAAGAGCACAGAATCACAGGATGCTAAAACGGGGCATTTAAAACATGAAATGTCCCTCCAAGGAGGGACTTTTAAGACATACAGTGTTAGCACTAAAAAGGATATCAGTCCAACTTCACTTTACATATGTGAAAACTTGCAGCCCAAAGTGTGGCTTGCCCCAAGTCACAAAGCTGATGAGATGTCAGAGTTAAGATTCACACCCAAATCATTGTTTTTTCTAAATTCCATACTCTTCACTATAACAGAAAATCCAGAACTGTGGTTCCTTGGGCAAGGCTGGTCTCAATCTTGTCCCTGACAGGGGTCACCCTTGGGGGAAGAGGTCACTTTTAGGACAGAGCCCTTAAATGGGGAAGGGATAACTAGGCTATCCCATTTTCCTGTAGTGATGAGGAACCCAGGGAAAGAGAATTACCTTCTTTACCCAGAAAAGGAAGGATCCTGGactcctgccccacccccactgTTAGGAAGCCAGGAGATTGGGGGAGGGGTTTAATCAGGCTCTGGAACACACAACCACCTCTGGGCTACACATAATCagatgagggaagggaagggtttgtgtttttttgtcCCCCTCAGTGAAGGATTGGTTTCTTCTGAAAGGATTctcccttccaccccctccccaggcttttgggatgatgatgatgatgatgatgatgatggggatggggatggggataataataataataataataataatagtaaatactCTTAATGGTACATTATCGAAACAACTCTTTGAGGCTGGCAGGATCATAGGAGCATATATTTATAGCTAGAAGggtccttagaagtcatctagtccaaccccctcattttacagatgaagaaaggaaggccCAGAAAGGCTAAAATACTTACTCAAGGTCAGAGTCAGTAATACAAGcaacagagctaggatttgagcTTGGGTTCTCTGCCTTCACATTCAGTAATCTTTACAGTATATCACAGTATTACCCATAGAAGTATAATCTCtagttgaaaaataataaaatagacatCATGGACAAGTTATAAAACTTAGAAGTAGCCTGGACTTAAATCATTTAgtcaaatcccctcattttataaatgaagaagctTGATTGTCAGAGAgggcaagtgacttatccagggtcaatcaatccatcagtaattgattattaagtgcctattatgcgCCAGGcgagcactgtgccaagtgctggggatacaaaaaaagagacaaaagactgccctcaaggaccttataatctaatgggggagacaacttgcaaacaaatatatataaagcaagtcATATACAGGAAAAATCGGAGATAGTAAGtagagggaagacactggaaCTGAGAggttgaggaaggcttcctgtagaaggtgagactttagttaagatttaaaggaagccaggaaggtcaaCAATAGGATCAGAGAAGGGACATTTCAGGCATGGGTacagccagaaaaaatgcctggagccaagagaagtatcttgtttgtggaacagccaggaggtccATGTCACTGAATTCAAGAATATGTTTCAGAGAGGAAAGTGTAAGAAGAccggaaaggtaggagggggctaggttatgaagggctttgaatgccaaccagagcattttgtatttaatcctagaggcaacaggaagccaTGGACTTTACTGAATAGGGGGATGagatcagacttgtgctttagaaaaatcccaTTAAtggctgaatagaggatggattagagtgggggaGAGGAGACTGAAGGGAGCCTTTTAGCAAGAACAGGTCTTTGGAGCGAGGAGGGGACTCTGAGAAGAGATTCTGTATATGGATTTGAAGAAGCATTCAAGGTCAAAGGGCCAAGGTTGAATTCTAAAAGTCTAGTCTGGTTTCTGCCTTTTCTGTATCCATATGTATGTCTCTCTGAGAATTAATTTGTGTGCACTTGTCTCCATAAGACACTTCTGTCTGCTTTTAGAGCTGAAGTTTCTACAAGGCTCTTGCTTGGCTTTTAGTGGGCATGTCATGGGAGTCTGCCAGTTATGGTCTTTGTTGAATATCAGAGAATCTAGAGTTGGTAGGGACATTAGAGATGTTAGAGTCCAACAGCCTAATTTTACACACAAGGCCcgggaaggaaaaataatttgaccAACAAAACATCACCCAGTGGATCAGGACCTCCACTTACTGACCCATTGACAAGATGCCCTATTTTAGAATAGAAAGTCTTTAAATTGAATGAAGCAGATTAACCGAGGAAGTTGAGTTgcagaaaaggaagacaaaacaATAGTTGGTGCCTTCTTTTCTATCATCTAGATATGCCCATAGAAAAATTCCCTGGTGTTTGTTATAGTTGCTCCCAGTGTCTTTATCACTAGGACCCTTCAGTTCAGGGTTTGTTGGGTTTGTGGGGTAGATGATGGAGGTTCCCCAAAACAGATTGGAATGATGACATAATGAACATTGGTTTACCTcacaactctgtgtgtgtgtgtgtgtgtgtgtgtgtgtgtgtgtgtgagagagagagagagagagagagagagaaattatgaGGAGAAATGCATTCTGTGTATGCAGGGTGGGAATAAGAGAAAAAGTACATATGTCTACATGAGAACATGAACTTGTATGTATTGTTATGTGATTTGGAGTATATACATAAaagtatgtatgcatatatatgttaaaGCGTATACGTATACAAGAGGCAGTATGGGATATTGGGGAAAACATTCGATTTTTGAATCAAAGTATCTGATTTAAAATCACAGATCTTCCACTaaatgctgtgtgaccttgaggaagatATTTCTCTCTCGGGGCTTtagtttcatctctaaaatgacctctgagatgtgttcaagttctaaatctatggcaTGAGGCTCTTTTGTTGATGTCTagacatatgtgtacatatagagTGGTATAACATATGGTTGTGTACAGGAGGAACGTGTGTGTGTATCAGGGCATATGAGAATATGTCAAGTGGGGTGGTATGTGTGCATCAgggtaaatatgaaatattcgTGTGTTATGTGCATCAAAGCATGTAggaaatgggggtgggaggagagagaagggatgcCACATCCCACCCCTCACCATCTGCCCGGGCACAGGAGGAAACAAAACTGCCCATTTACTTCCTGGCTCCCTCTTAGAAACCCATTTTCCCTGGCTATGGAAAGAGAGTCTCCAATGGAAGGTCTGGGCCCATGTCTGGAAAAACCAGTCATTCTTAGGCCTGTCACTCCCTCTGCAATGTGTCCTTCTCCCCCAACCCTGGGCAATGTGTGCTTATGTGAGTATAAATATATTTCCAGGTGTGTCTGGGTCTGTGTGAGAATAAATATGGATGTGCTTGTTTGCTCTTGAGTTTATGTGAGAATGAGCCTGTAGATCTGCCTTTGGAGAGGAGCATCTCTGTTTGAGTTTGTGCAAAAAGGAGACTTACATATGTCTATGAGATTTAATTCGGGAGCATGAAAGAATTAGTCTCCGTGAGGCAGTATATGTGAAAAAGTGTAAAGATGTCTCTATGAATTTCAATATTCATGACTTTCTGCAATTTCTCTGTTGTGTATGTGCGAATGAGTGTATGTCTGtaggggtgtgtgtatgtgtgcactcCCGTGTGCTTGTATGCCTGTGGACTCCTTGCACAGGAACCACCAGGCAGGCTCTGTCTCTCTGAGAAGGACAGGATGATCGGACAGGGTTCTCTTACTCCCAGCCTGGAAAAGGTTCTGTCTTACTTCATGGTTAAGGTTTCTTAGAACCAAGATCAAGCCTCTAGATCTCAAAGGGAAACTTCCCCAGAAGAGTCAATGGAG
This DNA window, taken from Gracilinanus agilis isolate LMUSP501 unplaced genomic scaffold, AgileGrace unplaced_scaffold49851, whole genome shotgun sequence, encodes the following:
- the LOC123255668 gene encoding LIM/homeobox protein Lhx6-like — its product is MAQPGPGCKASSRCLEGTAPPSMAQTDGDALSGGLDKDEGRSSPCTPSTPSVCSPPSASSSVPSAGKNICSSCGLEILDRYLLKVNNLIWHVRCLECSVCRTSLRQQNSCYIKNKEIFCKMDYF